The Branchiostoma floridae strain S238N-H82 chromosome 10, Bfl_VNyyK, whole genome shotgun sequence genome has a segment encoding these proteins:
- the LOC118423840 gene encoding uncharacterized protein LOC118423840, translating into MSVEKKTTPEIFDPRSTPEMTAKYYDNWSGHYEEEIMTQLKCTAPRVCAGAVGKALGGLDRGKVKILDVGAGTGLCGEELVQLGFTDIDGVDGSQDMLNLAERKQIYKRLICDFVGPNRLDIENDTYDAIACCSSFAPGHLKEDCLPELIRVVKPGGYIIITFREEYLYIVEDYNGKLEPAMARLQDDGLWERVSREVFPKFYEDKNGITFVYKVL; encoded by the exons ATGTCGGTGGAGAAAAAGACAACCCCCGAGATCTTCGACCCCAGGTCGACCCCAGAAATGACGGCAAAGTACTACGACAACTGGTCTGGTCATTATGAAGAG GAGATCATGACGCAACTAAAATGCACAGCTCCCCGGGTCTGCGCAGGCGCTGTAGGGAAAGCCCTGGGAGGGTTGGACCGCGGGAAGGTCAAGATTCTTGACGTGGGGGCCGGGACCGGGCTGTGCGGGGAAGAG TTGGTGCAGTTGGGCTTCACCGACATAGACGGAGTGGACGGGAGTCAGGACATGCTGAACCTGGCCGAGAGGAAGCAGATCTACAAACGACTTATCTGCGACTTTGTCGGGCCGAACCGTCTGGATATCGAAAACG ACACCTATGACGCCATCGCTTGCTGTTCTTCCTTCGCCCCGGGTCACCTGAAGGAGGACTGCCTACCCGAGCTCATCCGAGTCGTCAAACCAG GTGGCTATATCATCATCACGTTCCGTGAGGAGTACCTGTACATAGTGGAGGATTACAATGGCAAGCTGGAACCCGCCATGGCCCGTCTGCAGGACGACGGGCTCTGGGAACGAGTCAGCCGGGAAGTCTTCCCCAAGTTCTACGAAGACAAAAACGGGATCACCTTCGTCTACAAGGTCTTGTAG
- the LOC118425091 gene encoding phenazine biosynthesis-like domain-containing protein, with product MSENCKTSYNGDVTETACNGDVTKTACNDDVTKTSSNGYVTKTACNGDVTKTPINGYVTKSACNGDATKTSCKGYVTNGEVSDDVTNTSCNGDVNYDVTKTSYNGDVNSNVVDPEERWLPIFQVDAFTDRPFSGNPAAVCLVEDGDLNDDVQQKIAAEMNLSETAYIRKLSSNDDFSTGSRFGLRWFTPTKEIDLCGHATLASAAALFYIMDNPSPQLTFLTRSGELFAKRQGDYISLDLPENVPEPQDREAYSRLLRVNTETFKSSHLNPEQSFVFLTYISFTLLQAVKCKCILSFSFKSTTECLRCLVVFHAMSSAIVGTTPVQEVRYCSSVGGDLLVRLADDTTRSTLESLSPDVGAMMAAHTEGKLRGVAVTVKGSPSNGCVNDNGVKYDFISRFFSPWYGVAEDPVCGSAHTVLASYWAKELGKTDFYVRQCSPRGGDLKVWLRGDGRVEVAGKATVVLNGKIKI from the exons ATGAGTGAAAATTGCAAGACATCATACAACGGTGACGTCACCGAGACAGCCTGCAACGGCGACGTCACCAAGACAGCATGTAACGACGACGTCACCAAGACATCAAGCAACGGTTACGTCACCAAGACAGCATGCAACGGCGACGTCACCAAGACACCAATCAACGGTTACGTCACGAAGTCAGCATGCAATGGTGACGCCACGAAGACATCGTGCAAAGGCTACGTCACCAACGGTGAGGTCAGCGATGACGTCACGAATACGTCATGCAACGGTGACGTCAATTATGACGTCACGAAGACGTCATACAACGGTGATGTCAACAGTAACGTGGTTGATCCGGAGGAAAGGTGGCTGCCGATCTTCCAAGTGGACGCGTTCACGGACCGACCGTTTTCCGGCAACCCTGCAGCAGTCTGTCTGGTAGAGGATGGG GACCTGAACGATGATGTCCAACAGAAGATCGCGGCTGAGATGAACCTGTCAGAAACAGCCTACATCCGCAAACTGAGCAGTAACGACGACTTTTCTACAG GTTCCAGGTTCGGACTGAGGTGGTTTACTCCCACCAAGGAGATCGACTTGTGTGGCCACGCCACCCTCGCCTCTGCTGCTGCTCTCTTCTATATCATGG ACAACCCCAGCCCTCAGCTCACGTTCCTGACCAGGAGCGGGGAGCTGTTTGCTAAGCGGCAGGGAGACTACATTTCCCTGGACCTGCCGGAAAACGTCCCTGAGCCACAG GACAGGGAAGCTTATAGTCGGCTGCTGCGGGTAAATACAGAGACCTTCAAGTCCTCTCACTTAAATCCAGAACAATCGTTTGTATTTCTAACTTATATAAGTTTTACGTTGCTCCAAGCGGTGAAATGTAAGtgtattttatcattttctttcaaatcaacGACTGAGTGCCTACGTTGTCTCGTGGTATTTCATGCGATGTCCAGT GCTATTGTAGGCACGACCCCTGTCCAGGAGGTTCGGTACTGCAGCTCAGTGGGAGGGGACCTACTGGTGAGACTGGCAGACGACACCACAag GAGTACGTTGGAGAGCCTCAGTCCTGACGTAGGCGCCATGATGGCGGCTCATACTGAGGGCAAACTCAGAGGAGTGGCTGTCACGGTTAAAG GAAGCCCTTCCAACGGCTGTGTAAACGACAATGGGGTGAAGTACGACTTCATCTCCCGGTTCTTCTCTCCGTGGTACGGGGTAGCTGAGGATCCTGTCTGCGGGTCTGCTCACACCGTGCTGGCCAGCTACTGGGCAAAGGAGCTGGGCAAGACTGACTTCTACG tccGCCAGTGCTCGCCCAGAGGAGGCGACTTGAAGGTTTGGCTGAGAGGAGACGGGAGGGTGGAGGTGGCAGGGAAGGCTACGGTCGTCTTAAATGGCAAGATCAAGATTTGA
- the LOC118423831 gene encoding kelch repeat and BTB domain-containing protein 8-like, with product MAMNVERSTCVDLYKFADVFSVDIVQKPCLHLIHRNFAEVASSEEFCSLSVNQLTEIISHDELDVKEETTVWEAVVRWVQHSKEDRLHHLPSILPHIRFNLLTSDDTTAILEHPLVREQPGSSEVVRNVVQKGNPDLKPRLGMTTEMAILCFSFKELFFMNPREGKYISCNYKIEDHPHARTMTVTSDNNIYILQTEVFEDGNQLSLFKYKHKENVWEKTGVSSNGPEDDLYETHFHEVDRILYYLAVNPEEDRPLLEMKKYNLQTNQWQDCSQLQLRETLDHSATVSCGSHLYFLRSEEVHRYNPSQDKWSKRTPPIDVPDPCTAVAMGREIFCIDFEFTQTMMYDTDSDCWQELQGWPNPRNLGMKYRPSLFVMENQLHALLDVDDPDRKRSPTDCAHHVYVYDRSADAWRELKATLPDLPDKKYGVYGSCAPVARLYLPYLKRT from the exons atggccatgaacgtggagcgctccacctgtgtggacctgtacaagtttgctgatgtcttctctgtGGACATTGTCCAGAAACCTTGTCTGCATTTGATCCATAGAAACTTTGCTGAG gttgcctccagTGAGGAGTTTTGCAgtctgagtgtgaatcagctgactgagatcatcagccacgatgagctggatgttaaagaggagacaacagtgtgggaggctgtggtgagatgggtacAGCACAGCAAGGAGGACAG actgcaccacctgcccagcatcctccctcacatccgcttcaacctgctgacctcagatgacacgACAGCCATCTTGGAGCATCCCCTGGTCAGGGAGCAGCCTGGGAGTTCTGAGGTCGTCAGGAATGTGGTACAGAAAGGGAACCCTGACCTGAAACCGAGGCTTGGAATGACCACAGAGATGGCTATTCTGTGCTTTAG TTTCAAGGAGCTCTTTTTCATGAACCCTCgtgaagggaagtacatcagctgcaattacaaaatagaagaccATCCTCATGCCAGAACcatgacagtcaccagtgataacaacatctacaTCCTGCAAACTGAAGTATTTGAGGATGGGAATCAGTTGTCACTGTTTAAgtacaaacataaagaaaacgtgTGGGAAAAAACAGGTGTGTCCTCTAATGGACCAGAAGATGACTTGTATGAGACACACTTTCATGAAGTAGACAGGATTTTATATTACCTTGCTGTTAATCCTGAGGAAGACAGGCCATTGCTGGAGATGAAAAAGTACAATCTGCAGACGAACCAGTGGCAGGACTGTTCACAGCTGCAACTCAGGGAAACTTTAGACCACAGTGCAACAGTGTCCTGTGGTTCACATCTCTATTTCCTCAGAAGTGAGGAAGTGCATCGCTACAACCCAAGTCAGGACAAGTGGAGCAAGCGGACTCCACCGATCGATGTTCCTGATCCCTGTAcagccgttgccatgggaaGGGAGATTTTCTGCATTGATTTTGAATTCACACAGACTATGATGTACGACACAGACTCAGACTGCTGGCAGGAACTGCAAGGCTGGCCCAATCCACGAAACCTTGGTATGAAGTATCGTCCAAGTCTTTTTGTAATGGAAAACCAGCTGCATGCACTGTTGGACGTTGATGACCCTGACAGAAAAAGGTCACCAACAGACTGTGCGCATCacgtgtatgtgtatgacaggtctgccGATGCCTGGAGAGAGTTGAAGGCCACCCTGCCTGATCTGCCTGATAAGAAATATGGTGTGTATGGTTCTTGTGCCCCTGTAGCACGATTGTACCTACCATATCTTAAACGGACATAA
- the LOC118423834 gene encoding uncharacterized protein LOC118423834: MSKVGPCPVPHRLHHLPSILLHIRFNLLTSDDTAAILDHPLVREDPGSSEVIRNVVQEGNSNLKPRLGMTTEMAILEPSSQFGRSKRLLFMNPQEEKFIRCRYSQEDMPEFSAMTVTSENDIYILQTEESEEENQLSLFKYNHAENVCEPAGVSAIPKGPEDDLCCHWHYLYEVDHILYYILFNPEADRPLVQVRKYNQNTNQWQECSQLQLPDNIWNSAVLPCGPNLYFLSTKEIYRYDPSEDKWCRRTPLWTLNEFYTAVAMGTEIFCTDMEFTQTIVYDTEADSWQKLQGWPIPDIFAVHGLPILFVLENQLHILLTCVSDSQEGYIYLVYVYDRSADAWRELKANLPNREYYACGSFSPVARMYLPYLKGT, translated from the exons ATGTCAAAAGTTGGCCCATGCCCTGTACCccacagactgcaccacctTCCCAGCATCCTCcttcacatccgcttcaacctgctgacctcagacgacacggcagccatcttggatcaccccCTGGTtagggaggatcctgggagttctgagGTTATCAGGAATGTGGTACAGGAAGGGAACTCCAACCTGAAGCCGAGGCTTGGGATGACAACAGAAATGGCTATTCTGGAGCCTAG TTCACAGTTTGGAAGGTCCAAAAGActcctcttcatgaaccctcaGGAAGAGAAGTTCATCAGATGCAGGTACAGTCAAGAAGACATGCCTGAGTTCTCTGCTATGACAGTCACCAGTGAAAACGACATCTACATCCTGCAAACTGAAGAATCAGAGGAAGAGAATCAACTGTCCCTgtttaagtacaaccatgcaGAAAACGTGTGTGAACCAGCAGGTGTGTCTGCAATACCCAAGGGACCAGAAGATGACTTGTGCTGCCATTGGCACTACCTGTATGAAGTTGATCACATTTTGTACTACATTTTGTTTAATCCTGAAGCAGACAGACCATTGGTGCAGGTGAGAAAGTACAACCAGAACACAaaccagtggcaggagtgttcacagctgcaacttcctgataatatttggaaCAGTGCAGTACTGCCCTGCGGTCCAAACCTGTATTTCCTCTCAACCAAGGAAATATATCGCTACGACCCAAGCGAGGACAAGTGGTGCAGGCGAACACCACTGTGGACCTTGAATGAATTCTATAcagccgttgccatgggaactgAGATTTTTTGCACAGATATGGAATTTACACAGACTATTGTGTATGATACAGAGGCAGACAGCTGGCAGAAACTGCAAGGCTGGCCAATCCCAGACATCTTCGCTGTTCATGGTCTTCCAATTTTATTCGTACTGGAGAACCAACTGCACATATTGTTAACCTGTGTTAGCGACTCCCAGGAAGGGTACATATATCTggtgtatgtgtatgacaggtctgctgatgcctggagagagTTGAAGGCAAATCTGCCTAATAGGGAGTATTATGCATGTGGTTCTTTTTCCCCTGTGGCACGTATGTACCTACCATATCTAAAGGGGACATGA